In Chrysemys picta bellii isolate R12L10 chromosome 3, ASM1138683v2, whole genome shotgun sequence, a single genomic region encodes these proteins:
- the CCDC28A gene encoding coiled-coil domain-containing protein 28A, translated as MEERKIKRRSPKSSSSHPTQVTNAKKNSVPVSKSTAFSNPAPQANSQRPKLKRGIKEKAKPPGGEGKGAQAAPIQHSFLTDVSDVQEMERGLLSLLNDFHSGKLQAFGNECSIEQMEHVRGMQEKLARLNLELYGELEELPEDKRKLASDSNLDRLLSDLEELNSSIQKLHLADAQDIPNTSTS; from the exons ATGGAAGAAAGGAAAATCAAGAGGAGGAGCCCCAAATCATCCAGTAGTCACCCAACTCAGGTTACTAATGCCAAGAAAAATTCTGTGCCGGTCAGTAAAAGTACAGCTTTTTCAAATCCTGCACCACAAGCAAATTCACAAAGACCAAAGTTAAAAAG AGGAATAAAAGAAAAAGCCAAACCTccaggaggggaaggaaaaggggCACAGGCAGCTCCAATACAGCACTCTTTTCTCACAGATGTATCAGACGTGCAAGAGATGGAGAGGGGACTTCTGAGCCTTCTAAATGATTTCCACTCTGGCAAACTTCAAGCATTCG GAAATGAGTGTTCCATAGAACAGATGGAACATGTGCGGGGGATGCAGGAGAAACTAGCTCGCTTGAATTTGGAACTCTATGGGGAGTTGGAAGAACTTCCTGAAGATAAAAGAAAACTTGCCAGTGACTCCAATTTGGATAGGCTGCTATCAGAT CTGGAAGAACTGAATTCTTCTAT ACAAAAACTTCATTTAGCAGATGCACAAGATATCCCAAATACCTCCACCAGCTAA